ATCCAGCTCGAGGAAAAGCTGGCCGCCTTCAAGCAGACAGAAGCGGCGATTGCCTACCAGTCCGGCTTCAACTGCAATATGGCAGCGATCTCTGCTGTGATGGACAAGGACGACGCCATTCTCTCCGACGAGCTGAACCACGCTTCGATCATCGACGGCTGCCGCCTGTCCCGCGCCCAGATCATTCGCTACAACCACTCCGACATTGACGATCTCCGCGCCAAAGCAAAAGAGGCCGTCGAGTCCGGCAAGTACAAAAAAGTAATGGTGATTACGGACGGCGTCTTCTCGATGGATGGCGACATCGCCAAATTGCCGGAAATCGTCGAGGTGGCCGAAGAATTCGACCTGATCACCTACGTCGATGATGCCCATGGTTCCGGCGTCCTCGGCAAAGGGGCAGGCACCGTGAAGCATTTTGGCCTCTCGGATAAAATCGACTTCCAGATCGGCACCCTGTCCAAAGCGATCGGGGTAGTCGGCGGGTATGTGGCCGGCAGACAGAACCTGATTGATTGGCTGAAGGTACGCAGCAGACCGTTCCTGTTCTCGACGTCGCTCACGCCAGCGGACGTTGCTGCAAGCATGACGGCCATCGATATTCTGCAAAGCAGCACGGAGCTGCATGACCGTCTCTGGGAGAACGGCCATTACCTGAAAAAAGGCTTGAAGGAACTCGGCTTTGACATCGGAAACAGCGAGACGCCGATCACCCCTTGCGTCATCGGCGAGGAACAGAAGACGCAGGAGTTCAGCAAGCGCTTGTATGAAGCAGGCGTCTACGCCAAGTCCATCGTATTCCCGACCGTGCCAAGAGGGACCGGCCGCGTCCGCAATATGCCGACAGCCGCCCATACCAAAGACATGCTGGATGAAGCACTTCGCATCTATGAAAAAGTGGGCAAAGAAATGGGGATTCTTTCATGAAAAAAATCATCATTACCGGTGCACTGGGTCAGATCGGTTCCGAATTGACGGCGAAGCTGCGCGACGTATACGGCGCGCATAATGTGATCGCGACTGACATCAGAATGCCGAAAGACCATCCCACCGTACAGGCTGGACCCTTTGAACTCCTGGATGTAACCGATGCCAAAGCGATGTACGAGATCGCCAAAAAGCATCAGGTCGATACGTTCATGCATTTGGCGGCACTGCTCTCCGCGACGGCAGAAGCCAAACCGCTCCTGGCCTGGAACTTGAACATGGGCGGACTCGTGAATGCGCTCGAAGTCTCCCGCGAGCTGGGATGCCAGTTCTTCACGCCAAGCTCTATCGGGGCATTTGGTCCCAGCACGCCAAAAGATCAGACACCGCAGGACACCATCCAGCGTCCGACGACGATGTACGGCGTGAACAAAGTAGCGGGTGAGCTTCTGTGCGATTACTACTACCATAAATTCGGCGTCGATACGCGGGGAGTCCGCTTCCCTGGGCTGATTTCCTACGTCACCCCACCCGGCGGGGGCACGACCGACTATGCCGTCGAAATCTATTACAAAGCGATCCTGGACGGGACGTACACTTCGTACATCGCCAAAGGAACATACATGGATATGATGTACATGCCGGATGCTCTGCAAGCGATCATCAAATTGATGGAGGCAGACCCGTCCCGCTTGAAGCATCGCAATGCCTTCAATGTGACGGCCATGAGCATCGAGCCGGAGGATGTGGCACGGGCCATTCAAAAGCATATTCCCTCGTTTACGCTGCAATATGATGTCGATCCAGTTCGCCAGGCGATCGCCGAAAGCTGGCCGAACTCCATCGACCCGACGGCCGCCAAAGAAGAATGGGGCTTTGAAGCAGAGTATGACCTGGACAAAATGACGGCCGACATGCTTACGCAGCTCAAAGGGAAGCTGCTGCAAAAAATCAGCTGAGAGAAGCTGCAAAAAATCAGCTGAGAGAAGCGGAACAGTCGCCGCGGATAAAAAAACAAGCCTGCTTTGACCCAGGCTTGTTTTTTTTTAGGAACAATGGGATATAGCGCAACGCGGCTTCGCCCAGCACCATGCCGCTGGCGAAGCCGCGTTTTCACAGATCGCTACGAGGATGTTCCCCTCATTTTCCACTTATGGAGAGTCCACGCATTGGAAATGACATTCCACACATCCGGCAAGGGTTCTCCGACGTACCAAAAAGCAAATCCGGCGATCGGCTGATCCATGCTGGCGCGCAGCTTGGCTCCGATCGATCGGCTTTCTTCCAGCCAGAGCGAATGCGTGATCCCGTTTTTCGCATAGACCGCCTTGTATTGGGAAACGGCTGGATCCCATTTCAGTGTTGGCTTGGTTTGCGCAAGCAGCCGATACGATTCCAGGATGAGCAGGTCTCTGGACAGCAGCGTGCCATTTTCCCGGTACCAGTCGCGCGTATAGAGCGGAAGCCCGGTTATGAATTTTTGCGGCGGTACGAGAGACAGCAAATGATCGGACGCCTTCACGAGCCAGGGAACGGAAGAGACGGAACCGGCCGCAGGACCGCCGCTCCAGTGCTCCTCATACCCCATCAATACGATGTAGTCGGCGATTTTGCCCAACTGGACGTAATCGTAGGGAGCACTCCAATCGGACTGGGAATCCGGCGGAACATCGACCGATACTTTCAGGCCTTTTTTATGCAGCGCGGCCGTCAGCTCTTTGACAAAAAGCGTAAAGGAATAGCGGTCTTCCGGCTTGATATTCTCAAAATCGACGTTGACTCCATCCCATTGGTATTT
This sequence is a window from Brevibacillus composti. Protein-coding genes within it:
- a CDS encoding glycine C-acetyltransferase → MGSKKLQSFLEENLADLKSKGLYNVIDPLQSANGPIITISGKQLINLSSNNYLGLATDQRLIDAAVQAAQKYGVGAGAVRTINGTLELHIQLEEKLAAFKQTEAAIAYQSGFNCNMAAISAVMDKDDAILSDELNHASIIDGCRLSRAQIIRYNHSDIDDLRAKAKEAVESGKYKKVMVITDGVFSMDGDIAKLPEIVEVAEEFDLITYVDDAHGSGVLGKGAGTVKHFGLSDKIDFQIGTLSKAIGVVGGYVAGRQNLIDWLKVRSRPFLFSTSLTPADVAASMTAIDILQSSTELHDRLWENGHYLKKGLKELGFDIGNSETPITPCVIGEEQKTQEFSKRLYEAGVYAKSIVFPTVPRGTGRVRNMPTAAHTKDMLDEALRIYEKVGKEMGILS
- a CDS encoding L-threonine 3-dehydrogenase yields the protein MKKIIITGALGQIGSELTAKLRDVYGAHNVIATDIRMPKDHPTVQAGPFELLDVTDAKAMYEIAKKHQVDTFMHLAALLSATAEAKPLLAWNLNMGGLVNALEVSRELGCQFFTPSSIGAFGPSTPKDQTPQDTIQRPTTMYGVNKVAGELLCDYYYHKFGVDTRGVRFPGLISYVTPPGGGTTDYAVEIYYKAILDGTYTSYIAKGTYMDMMYMPDALQAIIKLMEADPSRLKHRNAFNVTAMSIEPEDVARAIQKHIPSFTLQYDVDPVRQAIAESWPNSIDPTAAKEEWGFEAEYDLDKMTADMLTQLKGKLLQKIS